DNA from Chloroflexi bacterium ADurb.Bin180:
AGGTGAGGGCTTCGCCGTGCAGAGGGCCGTCTTCCGGATCGGTGGCCAGGCCGCTGAAGGACAGGGGCGCTCCGGCGGGCAGGGTGGCGCCATTCCCGGGGCCGAGCACCCAGGCCCGCGGCGGCTTGAAGCCAACGCGGAACGGCTTGTCGCTCGTGTCGCTGGTTGTGTTCACGCCGTCGCTGACGCGCACCTGGATCAGGGCGTTCGTGCTGCCGGGCAGGTCGCCAGCCTGCACCACGCACGTGCCGCCCTTGACGCCGAGCGCCACGGGCAGCCAGGACTCACCGCCGTCAGCGGAGTAGAGCACGTTGGCCACCAGCGGGTCGCCGTCGAGGTCGAAAGACGTCCAGGAGACGGTGTGAGCGCCAGCGTCGTCCCAGGACTCGCCGCCGTTAGGGCTGAGCAGGGTAACGGACGGTTTGTGCGCGCTCACCGTAACCGTGGTCAGGATCAGGTCGCCGTGGCGAATCACGATCCGCGCCGTGCTGGGGTGGAAGGGGACGATTTCGTGGAAGCGGTCGTCGGTGTGGCGCAAGGCCTCACCGGAGGCGACGGGATCAAAGCGGCGCACAACGAGCAGCGAACCCCCGCTGTTTTGCAGCTCGATGCTGTAAGGCCCTTCACCGGGATAGTTATACTCACCCGCGGGATAATCCTGTTGCCAGAAAGGACGCAGGGCAACCGCGTCGCCAGTGATCTGCCCTGAGGCAATAAGGTAGGGTGCCGACGCGGCTGCGTCGGCAGCGGTCTCCTGGAGCGCTGCCGAGTTCATGCCGCACAGGCCGCCCCACAGACCCCAGTAGGTGTAGGGCGAGATCCAGGGGGGGCTGCAGTAGGACATAAAGTCAGGCGTGTTGGGTCCAAAGACGGTGGAAGAAGACCAGCGCACGCCCACCTGGCCGATGATGGCGCCGGGGTTGGTGCTGTTGGGCCAGCCCGAGTCGGGCGGGGCCTTTCCCAACCCGCACGGGGCATGCGCTCGCCCCAGAGTATGGCCTACCTCGTGCGCCAGGGTCTCTCCGGCGTCGCTGGCCAGGATGCCGCAGGAGCCATTGCCAGAGCCAGAGGAGCAGCCGAGGTTGCAGCCACCGGTGGGAGCGCAATGAGGGACGCTCTGGTTTAGCAGGCCGTACACAAAGGCATGGGCCGGGCGGTTGGACCAGTTGTCATAGAAATCGTTCATATCGCTGGCCAGGTCACCCCACGCGGAGCTGCAGACACCCGGCTTGGAGCTGGCAGCGGCATAGTTGCGCGTGGCCTCAAAGGCGCCGCTGGCAGGCGTCCAGACATTCAGAGTGCTCATCGGGTAGACGTCTTTGAAGTAGGAAAGCATGTTGGTCACGAGCGTGCTGTTGAGACTGACCGTGATCCCGCCGGAGGTCACGGCTACCAGTCCGAGGTTGACCGCGGAGCAGCTGCCGCACTTGACCGAGTCCATCAAGTAGTTGTTGCTGTAGTTGGTCTCGGGAACCACCTGGCCGGGGTTCACCTCGGCGCGGAGGTAGAGCTTGCCATGGGTGAGCCAGGTCGAGGGGATGAGAAAGTTGAAGGTAGAGCCGAGAACGAGCCGCATGTTCGCCACCGACGTGCTGGTAACGGCGTAGGTGGCCGGGCCGAACGTCAAGGGCGAGCCGGGCAAGGATGTTCCGTTATAGGTGCCGTACCAGCCGTAGAGGCGGACCACCAGGTCGGAAAGCGACGTGACCGGAGGTGAGACGCCGACATAGACTCGCGCCCGGGTCAGCTTACCGCTGACCAGGGCCACCGAGTTGGAGAGGTCCTGGATGCCCTGGGTGACCTCCAGCTCCTGAATGGTCAGATCCACCACGCCAGCCATACTCACCTCGAGGTGGTAGGGCTGGGTGCTGTGGTAGGCGGAGCCGCTGCCGGAGGGCGCGCCGTAGACGCGGACACGCCAGTTGGACGGAAAGCCGCCTAGGGGCACCCACGACGAGCTGGTCGTCCAGGTGAGGGTTTTGTTAGCGGTGCCAGAGGTGGTGAGGCTCTTCTTCAGGGTCCCGTCCGAGTCATACAGCTCGAGGCGGTAATCGGCGGGGAGGTTGGTCAGCTTGATGCTGACAGTGGTGGTCTGGCCGCGGGGCATGGAGAACTGCCACCAGTCCTCATCGCCCTGCGGACAGATATAGTCCGAGTAGACGTACTGAGTGCCGGCAGCGGGCAGGCTGGTCGAGATGACCGTCGCCGCGTCAAAGGTCGGGCCGCCCTGGTCGGAGATGCAGGTGTTCACGCGCAGGCGGTAGGGGTACGACTTGCTCCAGTCCGAGGCGTACTTGCCCGTGACCAGGACGACCCAGTCACCCGAGACGTAGGCATAGTACTCGATACTGTCCTCCACTCCAGCGGGGTTGAGCGACTTGGCCAGGACCGCGCCGCCGGCCGGCGGATAGAGGTAGAGGTCCGTGTCGATGTTGGTCAGCCAGTGGTTCAGGGTAATGCTGATCCATTGGCCCGAATCCACGTGGAACCTCCAGTAGTCCCAGTCGCCGCTGGGGCAGATGTACTCTTCGGTGTAGCTGATGTTGCCGCTGGGCAGGAGCGAGGCGGCGGAAAAGGTATTGCCCGCGGCATCGGCGTGCAGGCACACCGGTGTGGGCGTGATGGTCGGCGTGAGGGTCGGGATCGAGGTAGGCGTGGGGAAGAGGACCGGCGAGCGCACCTCGAGGTGCAGGCCCGGGCAGAAACCCGAGTAGACTCCGGCCTCAAACACGCGCTGCCAGAAGGCAGCTTCGGGTCCTCGCAGCTCCAGGCCGTTGTTGGGCAGGTCGCCGTTTGCCCAGCGCTGCACCAGGTCGCGGATGTTCCACTGGACGACCGTGCCCGGGGTCGAGCCGACATTGGTGATGGCCATCATGTCCGGCAGGACGTTCGGCTGCGAGGCCCAGGTGACGCCCATCTCGTTCCACGGGTCGCCGACGGCGTAGAGCGGCACCTGCACGGTAGACACTCCGCTCGCAGACTGGAGTCCCAGGGCGAGGAGGGCTGAATCGATGACGGTGCCCGGCGGGAGGAAGTCGAGCGCAAAGCGCACCAGGCCGTAGCGGTGGCCGATGGGCTCGTTCTGACCGGCGCCAAAGCCCACGGCAAAGGTGGAGGCGCCGCCATAGTTGGTGCCCGGTTGGAGTTCGTTGATCCACGTTTCGGCGCGCGCGCACAGGTCGAGGACCACGGGTGAGCCGGGTGGTGTGGTGAGAGTAGGTGTGGGCGTGGCGCCGCCCGCGCCGCAGCCAAAGAGGGACACGTCATCCAGGCGGAAGGTGGTAGGAGCACGGGCATCGGTGAACACCTGAAACACCAGGGTGATGGACTGACCGAGGTAGCCGGACAGGTCCACCGATTGCGAGTGCCACTGACCGAGCGGGGCCGTGGCATCCCACTCGCCGAGCAGGTCCTCGCCTCCCGTGCGGCGGACGAGCAGGCGCAGCCGGTCGCGCGGCTGCTCGTATTCGCTCTCGGCGAGCCACCAGAAGGTGAGGGGCACAGAGCCGAACCGCGATGAGATAGAGGCGACTTGCGCGAGCTCGACCACGGCGCTGTCCGTACCGGCCAGCCACGCGGCGAACTCGCTCTCGCGGCCAGGACCGATCCAGGCTGGTCCGCTGACTTCCCAGGCGGCGAAGGAACCGGTTTCAAAGCCCCCGTTCCCCAGCAGTTGGCGGCAGGCGGACTGCGTCGCGGTGGGGGTAGCCGAGGCCCAGGAGGTGTTCGTTTGTGTAGCAGTAGGGAGCACGGGCGTGGCGGTGTCCGGAGGCAGGATCCAGAAGCGGTTGTTGTTGAGGATCTTGCCGTCGTAGGAATAGGCGTAGCGGATCGTGACGTCGTCCAGACACTCGCCACCGACTGACTGGCAGCCGCCTGCGGTATAAAAGCGAGGCACGATGACGTAGATACGGTAGAACTCGGACACGTACCCGGTTACGGTGAACTGGAACCAGCCAGCCTCATTGGTGGTGGTCGCGGCGACTTCCACGCCGGCATAGTCCTTGCTGTTGGAACCATAGAGCTTGAGTCTCACTCCGGCCGCCGGCAGGCTGTCGGGCGGCTGGAGCGGCTTGACACCCTCCAGAACGCGTCCGGAGAAGGTGTAGGGTGGAGCCGCGGCGGCAAGCGGCGGTTGTGCGGTAGACTGAGGCGCAGAGGTGAGGAGCAGGGCCGCGAGGAGAAGGACCAGCCACGCGAGAGTCGCGCGCAACCGTGCCATTTTGGCCTCCCGAAGCAAGCAGAGCCGTAGCCGGGCAGAGTGGGTTGAGCGGCGTTGGTGGGGCGCGTCCAGTGCTGGCCGCGGCGATGGTTGGGGCAGATTGCCCAATGCGTACTATAGGCAGCCCGGGCGGGGCGTCAAGTGCAGGATATGGCCGATGGCCAGCGGTTTGACCAAGGCAACGGGGCGCATATGATAGGTACACGGGTGCGGGCAACGACCAGCGATCGCCAGGAGGAAGCGTTCAGATGAAGACCACACGGCCGGTCTATCGGACCATCGACGAGTACATCGCCGGGTACCCGCCCGAGGTGCAGGAGATCCTGCAGAAGGTGCGGCGGGTCATCCACGAGGCCGCGCCAGAGGCCACCGAAGCCATCAAGTACGGCATTCCCACCTTTGTGTTCGGGGGCAACCTGGTGCACTTTGGGGCCTTCAAGGAGCACTTGGGGTTCTTTCCCACGCCGTCGGGCATCGAGGCGTTCCACGACGAGCTGGCCAAATACGCCCAGTCCAAGGGCACCATTCGTTTTCCCTACAATCAGCCCATCCCCTACGACCTGATCACGCGCGTGGTGAAGGGGAGGGTCAAAGAAGTCACCGAGAAGGCACAGGCCAGGTCCAAAGGAAAGAAGGCGGCCAGATGAGCAACGGAGCGAGGTGGGCCAGCCGGGGTTATCGCGATGACCAGGACTTGAGGCAGATGTTAGAGCTGATTCAGACCGGCCGGGCAGCCACAGGAGACTGGCAGTACTGGCACGTGGGCGAGCTGTTGTACATGTTCTACCAGGTGGATCGACACCTGGTGCCGGGCGAGCATATCCGTGTCTGGCACACGCCGCGGGGCGCGTTGATCGGCTATGCGTTCCTGGGCGTGGATCCCCTGTTCGACTGGCAGGTGGCCCACGGCTGGCTGCGCTGCGGCATCGAGGAGGAAGCGCTGGAGTGGGCGCAGGCCAGACTGGATGCGCTGCACGCGGCGGCGCCCGAGCGCTGGAAGGACCACCTGACCTGCCTGGCCCGGCTGGACGATGCCGAACGGGTGGGGTTTCTGGAGCGAGGCGGGTTCGTTCCGGGCAAGTACGTGGAGGTCAACCACATTCGGCCGCTGACGGATCCGATTGTGGACGTGCCTGTGCCGGACGGGTACGAGGTCCGGGCGGTGGCCGGGCGTCACGAGTTCGATGAACGGTCCGCGGTGGACCACGCCGTGTGGGGCCAGTGGCAGCCGGGCAAGCTGTCGGGGCAGGACTATCTGCGCCTGACTCAGTTGCCTGGATACGATGGCCGGCTGGACATTGTGGCGGTAGGGCCGGAGGGCCGCATCGCCGCCTACGTGAATGGCTGGAACGACGTGGTCAACCGCATCGGTGATTTCGGGCCGGTGGGCACGCGCGCCGAGTACCGCCAGCGGGGACTGGGGAAAGCGGTGCTGACCGAGTGCCTGCGGCAGATGGAGGCCTGCGGGATGGAGCGGGTGTGCGTGTCGACCGGCGAGAACAACACCGCCGCCCGGCGGCTGTACGAGTCGGTGGGCTTTCGCGTGGTCAATCGGACGGGTGAGTTTGAGCGCACGAACAGAAGCGTCGAAACTGAAGAATAGTGCGAACAGGCTGGGTGTGGACCTCGAGCGCTTGCCAGAGCTGCTGCGGGAGACGGTCGGTCCGCGCGCCCGAGTAGCCGCCATCGAAAGCCTGAAGTGGCGGCAGGACTATACCGTGCTGCTGGTGAACGTAGAACAGCCCGAGACACGGGTCGTGGTCGAGCTGGCCGGACCGAAGGCGGAGCTGGCCTGTCCATTTGAGCGTACGGCCCAGCTGCATCGGCTCGTCGCTTCGCGCACCGGCCTCGACATGCCCGAGATCCTGGGGGTCGATACCTCGTACGGGAGGTACCCCTGGCGCTACCTGGTCAAGACCCACATCGCGGGGGTCGAATGGGTCCAAGTTCGCCAGCAAATGAGCGCGCGAGAGCGTGCTCACGCCTTTTGGCAGCTGGGCCACGTTTTGGCGGAGCTACACTACATTCACTTCGACAGCTTTGGTGAGCTCACTGCAGACGCCGAGGTGGAGCACGGCCAGAGCTGTCTCGAGGCACTGCAGGCCAGAAGCAGGGAGAGGATTCGCCCTCCGGTGATGCGGGAGAGGTTCCTGGAGCTGCTGGAGCAACGCAGCGCATGGTTCGAGGGGGTCAAGCGGTCGTGCCTCACTCACGAGGACCTCCACCAGCACAACCTCATCTTTGACCATCAGTGCGACGCCTGGCGGCTAGCGACGATCCTTGGTTTCGACAAGGGCTGGGCGGGCCACGGCGAGTCGGACCTGGCGCGGCTGGCCCTGTGGCGCGGCATGAGCCACCCGCTGCTATGGAAAGCCTATCACGGGGTTGAAAGGCCAGAGCCGGGTTGGCGGGAGCGTCGACCGGTCTACCAGCTCCTGTGGTGCCTGGAGTACGCGCGCGAGACGCCGGTCCATCTGGCCGATACCAGCCAGCTCTGCCAGCAGCTCGGGGTACGGTTCGAGCGGTTCGAGTAGGGTCCCCGGTCAGGCTGCCGGCAGCCCCTTGAGTGCCTGTCTCTTGAGCAGGATACGCCGGCCGAGCCAGGCCAGCAGGAATGCGTCGACGGCGAAAAAGTACCCCGCCAGGATGTCGATCACCCAGTGGTGCCCCAGGTAGACGGTCGAGAAGGACACCACGCCTACCCACAGCAGCACCCACCACGCCTTGCTGCCCCACGCGCCGAGGCTCACCAGGGCGATATAAGCGATATACGCGCAGTGCAGGGAAGGCATGGCCGCGACGGGATTGGGGCTGCCGACCTCGATGGCCAGGGGCATCGCGAAGCGGGCCAGGGTAACGGGCTGGTCAAGCATGTAGCCATAGCGGGTGGCCCACCAGGGAGGAGCGGCGGGAAAGAGGAGGAAGGCGACAAAGCCAGTGTAGGACATGATGATCAGGCCGGCCATAAAGGGCCAGTACCAATCGTGGCGCCGGTACCAGAGGACGATGCCCAGGAGCACCGGATAGACAAAGTGGCCCATATAGGCCACATTGAGAATGGGATCGAGAAGGCGGGTGAGGGCGGGAGAGGTGAGGTTGGCCTGGACCCAGGCCGCAGGGATTAGGCCATTGAACAGCGCCTTTTCCCAGGCGATGAGGTCGGTGACGTGGATGTCCATCGGCGTCAAGTCGTCGGCAAAGCCACGCAGGAACTGGTAGGTGATGAGCAGAAGGAGAAATGGCATCAACGCGGCCAGCAGACGGCGCTCCCTGCCGCGCCAGATCAGGAGCAGCACGACCAGGACCACGATCCACTCGATGGTAGGGAAGAAACCCTGCGCCATCAGCAGTACGCTGAGCACTGCCAGAAAAGTGACCTGAATGACCAACACAGTGCCACCCAGGCCGGACCGCTGCTCCTCGTTTGAAGGTGTGGGTAGAGTCATTGGATTCCTTAAGGTAACAGGTTGGTTACAGTACAGATGCCATTATAGCACAGGTCAAGGAGCCTGGCGGCGGCGGTAGAGGGTGGCCGGGCCGAAGGTGCGCTCGGGAAGGTAGTTCCCCTGAAGGGCGGCCTCGAAGCGTCCCTCCGGGTCGAGTGAGGTAATGGGCGCGTCCAGGGCGAGGACGTAGGTGGGCGTGCGCGAGGCCACGGCAGCGACGATTTCGTCGTAGGCGCCGGGCAGGGAGACCACGTAGGCGTAGAAGAGGTAGGGGACGGACGCGCGGCGGCGGGCGAGATGATAGATGTCGGCCTCGGAAAAGGCAACGTAGATGGTCCCGTGCTCTTCGGTGTGGGCGCGGATGTAGTCTGCTGCTGCGGTGGCGATCTGGTATCCCGGGCGGTGGTAGAGCGCCCAGTCGCCTTCCAGCGGGGGGAGTAGGGCGAAGCGGGCCAGCGCAACTGCCGGGAGCACCAACACTGCCGCC
Protein-coding regions in this window:
- a CDS encoding hypothetical protein (Bacterial pre-peptidase C-terminal domain) translates to MARLRATLAWLVLLLAALLLTSAPQSTAQPPLAAAAPPYTFSGRVLEGVKPLQPPDSLPAAGVRLKLYGSNSKDYAGVEVAATTTNEAGWFQFTVTGYVSEFYRIYVIVPRFYTAGGCQSVGGECLDDVTIRYAYSYDGKILNNNRFWILPPDTATPVLPTATQTNTSWASATPTATQSACRQLLGNGGFETGSFAAWEVSGPAWIGPGRESEFAAWLAGTDSAVVELAQVASISSRFGSVPLTFWWLAESEYEQPRDRLRLLVRRTGGEDLLGEWDATAPLGQWHSQSVDLSGYLGQSITLVFQVFTDARAPTTFRLDDVSLFGCGAGGATPTPTLTTPPGSPVVLDLCARAETWINELQPGTNYGGASTFAVGFGAGQNEPIGHRYGLVRFALDFLPPGTVIDSALLALGLQSASGVSTVQVPLYAVGDPWNEMGVTWASQPNVLPDMMAITNVGSTPGTVVQWNIRDLVQRWANGDLPNNGLELRGPEAAFWQRVFEAGVYSGFCPGLHLEVRSPVLFPTPTSIPTLTPTITPTPVCLHADAAGNTFSAASLLPSGNISYTEEYICPSGDWDYWRFHVDSGQWISITLNHWLTNIDTDLYLYPPAGGAVLAKSLNPAGVEDSIEYYAYVSGDWVVLVTGKYASDWSKSYPYRLRVNTCISDQGGPTFDAATVISTSLPAAGTQYVYSDYICPQGDEDWWQFSMPRGQTTTVSIKLTNLPADYRLELYDSDGTLKKSLTTSGTANKTLTWTTSSSWVPLGGFPSNWRVRVYGAPSGSGSAYHSTQPYHLEVSMAGVVDLTIQELEVTQGIQDLSNSVALVSGKLTRARVYVGVSPPVTSLSDLVVRLYGWYGTYNGTSLPGSPLTFGPATYAVTSTSVANMRLVLGSTFNFLIPSTWLTHGKLYLRAEVNPGQVVPETNYSNNYLMDSVKCGSCSAVNLGLVAVTSGGITVSLNSTLVTNMLSYFKDVYPMSTLNVWTPASGAFEATRNYAAASSKPGVCSSAWGDLASDMNDFYDNWSNRPAHAFVYGLLNQSVPHCAPTGGCNLGCSSGSGNGSCGILASDAGETLAHEVGHTLGRAHAPCGLGKAPPDSGWPNSTNPGAIIGQVGVRWSSSTVFGPNTPDFMSYCSPPWISPYTYWGLWGGLCGMNSAALQETAADAAASAPYLIASGQITGDAVALRPFWQQDYPAGEYNYPGEGPYSIELQNSGGSLLVVRRFDPVASGEALRHTDDRFHEIVPFHPSTARIVIRHGDLILTTVTVSAHKPSVTLLSPNGGESWDDAGAHTVSWTSFDLDGDPLVANVLYSADGGESWLPVALGVKGGTCVVQAGDLPGSTNALIQVRVSDGVNTTSDTSDKPFRVGFKPPRAWVLGPGNGATLPAGAPLSFSGLATDPEDGPLHGEALTWASDRDGVLGQGDDIAVPALSPGPHHITLSAVDASDQVGTASIDVWVGQRHLYLPVLARRR
- the mshD_1 gene encoding Mycothiol acetyltransferase — its product is MSNGARWASRGYRDDQDLRQMLELIQTGRAATGDWQYWHVGELLYMFYQVDRHLVPGEHIRVWHTPRGALIGYAFLGVDPLFDWQVAHGWLRCGIEEEALEWAQARLDALHAAAPERWKDHLTCLARLDDAERVGFLERGGFVPGKYVEVNHIRPLTDPIVDVPVPDGYEVRAVAGRHEFDERSAVDHAVWGQWQPGKLSGQDYLRLTQLPGYDGRLDIVAVGPEGRIAAYVNGWNDVVNRIGDFGPVGTRAEYRQRGLGKAVLTECLRQMEACGMERVCVSTGENNTAARRLYESVGFRVVNRTGEFERTNRSVETEE
- a CDS encoding Phosphotransferase enzyme family protein produces the protein MDLERLPELLRETVGPRARVAAIESLKWRQDYTVLLVNVEQPETRVVVELAGPKAELACPFERTAQLHRLVASRTGLDMPEILGVDTSYGRYPWRYLVKTHIAGVEWVQVRQQMSARERAHAFWQLGHVLAELHYIHFDSFGELTADAEVEHGQSCLEALQARSRERIRPPVMRERFLELLEQRSAWFEGVKRSCLTHEDLHQHNLIFDHQCDAWRLATILGFDKGWAGHGESDLARLALWRGMSHPLLWKAYHGVERPEPGWRERRPVYQLLWCLEYARETPVHLADTSQLCQQLGVRFERFE
- a CDS encoding PAP2 superfamily protein, whose product is MTLPTPSNEEQRSGLGGTVLVIQVTFLAVLSVLLMAQGFFPTIEWIVVLVVLLLIWRGRERRLLAALMPFLLLLITYQFLRGFADDLTPMDIHVTDLIAWEKALFNGLIPAAWVQANLTSPALTRLLDPILNVAYMGHFVYPVLLGIVLWYRRHDWYWPFMAGLIIMSYTGFVAFLLFPAAPPWWATRYGYMLDQPVTLARFAMPLAIEVGSPNPVAAMPSLHCAYIAYIALVSLGAWGSKAWWVLLWVGVVSFSTVYLGHHWVIDILAGYFFAVDAFLLAWLGRRILLKRQALKGLPAA